Proteins from one Choloepus didactylus isolate mChoDid1 chromosome 4, mChoDid1.pri, whole genome shotgun sequence genomic window:
- the LOC119531244 gene encoding securin-like: protein MVTLIFVDKENGEPGTHVVPKDGLKLRPGPWVKALNGRSQVSTPCVGKIFDAPPALHRAARKALGTGNRAAEKSVKTNGPLKQKQPSFSAKKITEKTVKAKSSVPASDDIYPEIEKFFPFNPLDFESFDLPEYHQIAHLPSNGVPLMILEEERELEKLLELRPPSPVKMPSLMWEFYSVADSFKHSVDPGC from the coding sequence ATGGTTACTCTGATCTTTGTTGATAAGGAAAATGGAGAACCAGGCACCCATGTGGTTCCTAAGGATGGGCTGAAGCTGAGGCCTGGGCCTTGGGTCAAAGCCCTCAATGGAAGATCTCAGGTTTCAACACCGTGTGTCGGCAAAATATTTGATGCTCCACCAGCCTTACATAGAGCTGCCAGAAAGGCTTTGGGAACTGGCAACAGAGCTGCAGAAAAGTCAGTAAAGACTAATGGACCCCTCAAACAAAAACAGCCAAGCTTCTCTGCCAAAAAGATAACTGAGAAGACTGTTAAAGCAAAAAGCTCTGTTCCTGCCTCAGATGACATCtatccagaaatagaaaaattctttCCATTCAATCCTCTAGATTTTGAGAGTTTTGACCTGCCTGAATACCACCAGATTGCACACCTCCCCTCGAATGGAGTGCCTCTCATGATCCTCGAGGAGGAGAGGGAACTTGAGAAGCTGCTAGAGCTGCGTCCCCCTTCCCCTGTGAAGATGCCCTCTCTGATGTGGGAGTTCTACTCTGTTGCAGACTCCTTCAAGCATTCTGTCGACCCTGGATGTTGA